A part of Setaria viridis chromosome 8, Setaria_viridis_v4.0, whole genome shotgun sequence genomic DNA contains:
- the LOC117834733 gene encoding uncharacterized protein isoform X3 has translation MKYFDANFFSDSKLREMEDGAKEFNVPAFRENRKLVASENGGLHNPSVLLFKSSWSGDSIISETRTFNYPGAPAVHRPSNDEDIAFMSVIELGELVRTKQITSRELTNIFLRRLKRYNPVLESVVTYTEDLAYKQAKEADDLLAQGKYLGPLHGIPYGLKDIIAVPHYKTTWGSRTFKNQVLDTEAFVYKRLKSAGAVLVAKLVTGSLAYDDIWFGGRTRNPWNIEEFSTGSSAGPAASTSAGMVPFAIGSETAGSITYPAARCGVTALRPTFGTVARTDVMSISESLDKLGPFCRSAVDCAIVLDAIRGKDAGDPSSREVALGDPFHVDITKLTVGYLDDAEMEVVDVLSSKGVKLVPFKLNYTVESVQSILNITMDVDMLAHFDNWQREGHDDDYEAQDQWPVELRRARLIPAVDYIQAQRARGKLINEVRDSFTVDAFIGNVTDWERVCLGNLVGMPVVVVPTGLKTIEDPPKGGTRRRTTVTTGIYAPPDHDHIALALAMAYQSATGHNKQRPPIDDLGPNDSIHR, from the exons CTACGTGAGATGGAAGATGGTGCAAAAGAATTTAATGTACCTGCATTCAGAGAAAATCGGAAATTGGTCGCCTCGGAGAATGGTGGGTTACATAACCCTTCTGTTCTACTCTTCAAATCATCATGGAGTGGCGACAGCATTATAAGTGAGACTAGAACTTTTAACTACCCTGGTGCGCCTGCAGTACATCGTCCAAGTAATGATGAAGATATTGCCTTTATGTCG GTAATTGAGCTCGGGGAGCTTGTTAGGACAAAGCAAATAACATCGCGTGAACTTACGAATATATTTCTGAGGAGATTAAAGAG GTACAATCCTGTTCTTGAATCTGTTGTTACTTATACTGAAGATTTAGCATACAAACAAGCAAAAGAGGCAGATGACTTGCTGGCACAAGGAAAATATCTTG GTcctttgcatggtattccataTGGCCTGAAAGATATAATTGCAGTACCACACTACAAGACCACTTGGGGCTCAAGGACTTTTAAGAACCAAGTTCTCGATACGGAAGCATTTGTGTACAAAAG ACTTAAGTCAGCTGGAGCCGTCCTTGTAGCCAAGCTTGTTACAGGTTCGCTCGCCTATGATGATATATGGTTTGGCGGGAGGACACGAAATCCCTGGAACATTGAGGAATTTTCTACTGGTTCATCAGCAGGTCCAGCGGCTAGCACCTCTGCAG GAATGGTTCCATTTGCAATTGGTTCAGAAACTGCAGGATCCATAACATACCCTGCTGCTAGATGTGGAGTAACAGCATTGCGCCCAACTTTTGGAACAGTTGCACGGACTGACGTCATGAGCATATCTGAGAGTTTG GATAAGCTTGGTCCTTTCTGCAGGAGCGCAGTAGATTGTGCTATTGTGCTAGACGCAATTCGTGGAAAGGATGCCGGTGATCCTTCATCTCGTGAGGTTGCTTTGGGTGATCCATTTCATGTCGACATCACAAAACTCACCGTTGGCTATCTTGATGACGCTGAAATGGAG GTTGTTGATGTTCTTTCCTCTAAAGGTGTCAAGCTGGTCCCTTTCAAGTTAAACTACACTGTAGAATCAGTTCAGTCCATCCTGAACATAACGATGGATGTCGATATGCTTGCGCATTTTGACAACTGGCAGCGTGAAGGACATGACGATGACTATGAGGCGCAAGACCAATGGCCAGTAGAGCTTCGTCGTGCACGGTTGATCCCAGCAGTTGACTATATACAG GCGCAGCGAGCACGGGGCAAGCTGATCAACGAAGTCAGAGATAGCTTCACTGTTGACGCGTTCATCGGCAACGTGACCGACTGGGAGCGCGTCTGTCTCGGAAACCTTGTTGGTATGCCGGTAGTCGTGGTGCCAACGGGCTTGAAGACCATTGAGGACCCACCGAaaggtggcacaaggagaagaACCACCGTGACGACAGGCATATATGCTCCCCCTGACCATGACCACATT GCTTTGGCACTGGCGATGGCTTACCAGTCCGCCACCGGTCACAACAAACAGCGGCCGCCAATCGATGATCTGGGGCCGAATGACAGCATACACAGGTAG